A window of Castanea sativa cultivar Marrone di Chiusa Pesio chromosome 1, ASM4071231v1 contains these coding sequences:
- the LOC142634786 gene encoding uncharacterized protein LOC142634786: MAMTEPCWMDPIIDFLAEDRVPANAKEADKWGLDIIGPFPRATGNCKFVLVAMDYFTKWAEFDSKAFRKFCSDLGVKNRYSTSAYPQSNGQVEAVNKAIVTGLKKRLEGTKGMWVDELPNILWAYKTTPRRFIGETHFSLTCGGEAVIPAKISLCSARISRFVPPENEELIMKQLDSLEECRESMTIRLVEYQQKLARRYNQNIRSRSSGLEIWYCEKQ, translated from the exons ATGGCAATGACCGAGCCATGCTGGATGGATCCGATTATCGATTTTTTGGCCGAGGATCGAGTGCCGGCCAATGCAAAGGAAGCAGACAAG TGGGGGCTAGACATTATTGGTCCATTCCCTCGGGCTACAGGAAACTGCAAATTTGTCTTGGTTGCCAtggattacttcaccaagtgggcaGAG tttgatagtaaagcctTCCGCAAGTTCTGCAGCGATCTTGGTGTTAAGAACAGGTATTCCACCTCAGCGTATCCACAGAGCAATGGTCAAGTCGAGGCTGTTAACAAAGCAATTGTGACCGGGTTGAAGAAAAGGTTAGAGGGCACTAAAGGGATGTGGGTCGATGAATTGCCGAACATATTATGGGCCTACAAGACAACCCCTAGGAGATTCATAGGAGAAACTCATTTTTCGCTGACGTGCGGAGGGGAAGCAGTAATACCGGCTAAAATAAGCTTATGCAGTGCCCGAATTTCAAGGTTTGTCCCTCCCGAGAATGAAGAGCTGATAATGAAGCAACTAGATTCGTTGGAAGAATGCCGAGAATCAATGACCATAAGGTTAGTCGAGTATCAACAAAAGCTGGCTCGTCGATACAACCAAAACATCAGAAGTAGGAGTTCAGGGTTGGAGATTTGGTATTGCGAAAAACAGTAG